A genome region from Streptomyces showdoensis includes the following:
- a CDS encoding choice-of-anchor A family protein — MRHHTTRRSRRPRRRAVSAGLSCAVTLAAVPALLLGPASSTALAAPLPGGLGPCIPGSCPDPFPEVGNGPLAGRDAGINIFVGNDYLVRGRAAEAEGRVVVLDDFDQNKDATAGGLYNLGIVGVGSRVVPPKDADFLTTGGDVTIATGQRLETTGGILTETGTVRHAGTVTGNVTGTLVQDANAITPYAGLRDQLTTASRCYARVDGQPRTPTGTVVNQNFQTLFTGDGASALQVFNVDADIASTSGGQQGVVFAGIPAGATILVNVFGANRTINTYSGGLDDDADPLNAYRGRLLWNFPDATAIGLHGTGQFQGSFLMGEQSSMTTVTLPGINGRFFTTGSVTHTSSATGGGGQEFHAYPFNGNLPDCGDTTPTRGEVTVVKRDADTDAVLPGATFRLWEETNGVAGLQTGGANPDTQIGDTCVTSAEGECARTVEVGTYYWEETAAPPGYDLPAQPVFGPLVLTEENASAGVSVTAENTATPVVPTKGAVKVVKTDAETGAKLPGATFRLWEETNGVAGLQTGGANPDTQVGGACVTDAVGVCTRTVEVGTYYWQETAAPSGYELPAQPVFGPLVLTEENATAGVSVTAANRKSPTPQDRGKVMLLKTDAKSDAPLRGATFELWEETNGRAGLQATGTDPDTRVGTPCTTSAAGLCSFGDLEHGTYYLRETAVPDGYVLPADPVTGPYVVSAEHEVVTVRLQNSRDENPCEPTGYGDGGYGDQGYGDQGYGDQGYGDEGYGACATRAKRA; from the coding sequence ATGAGACACCACACGACGCGGCGCTCTCGGCGCCCCCGGAGGAGAGCCGTCTCGGCCGGGCTCTCCTGTGCAGTCACCCTCGCGGCCGTCCCCGCCCTGCTCCTGGGGCCGGCGAGCTCCACCGCGCTCGCGGCGCCGCTGCCCGGCGGGCTCGGTCCGTGCATCCCGGGAAGCTGCCCCGACCCGTTCCCCGAAGTCGGCAACGGGCCCCTCGCGGGCCGTGACGCCGGCATCAACATCTTCGTGGGGAACGACTACCTCGTCCGCGGCCGGGCGGCCGAGGCCGAGGGGCGCGTCGTGGTCCTGGACGACTTCGACCAGAACAAGGACGCCACCGCCGGAGGCCTGTACAACCTGGGCATCGTCGGCGTCGGCTCCCGGGTCGTCCCGCCCAAGGACGCGGACTTCCTCACCACCGGCGGCGACGTCACCATCGCCACCGGACAGCGGCTGGAGACGACCGGCGGCATCCTCACCGAGACCGGGACCGTACGCCACGCGGGCACCGTCACCGGGAACGTCACCGGCACCCTGGTCCAGGACGCCAACGCCATCACCCCGTACGCGGGACTCCGCGACCAGCTGACCACCGCGAGCCGCTGCTACGCCCGCGTCGACGGGCAGCCCCGGACCCCCACCGGCACGGTCGTCAACCAGAACTTCCAGACCCTCTTCACGGGCGACGGAGCCTCCGCCCTCCAGGTCTTCAACGTCGACGCGGACATCGCGTCCACCAGCGGAGGCCAGCAGGGCGTCGTCTTCGCCGGCATCCCCGCCGGAGCCACGATCCTGGTCAACGTCTTCGGCGCGAACCGCACCATCAACACCTACAGCGGCGGCCTCGACGATGACGCCGACCCGCTCAACGCCTACCGCGGACGTCTGCTGTGGAACTTCCCCGACGCCACGGCCATCGGCCTGCACGGCACCGGCCAGTTCCAGGGCAGCTTCCTCATGGGCGAGCAGTCCTCGATGACGACCGTGACCCTGCCCGGCATCAACGGCCGCTTCTTCACCACCGGCTCGGTCACCCACACCAGCTCCGCCACCGGTGGCGGCGGCCAGGAGTTCCACGCCTACCCCTTCAACGGCAACCTTCCCGACTGCGGCGACACCACCCCCACGAGGGGTGAGGTGACGGTGGTGAAGCGGGACGCGGACACGGACGCCGTGCTGCCCGGTGCGACGTTCCGCCTGTGGGAGGAGACGAACGGCGTCGCCGGCCTGCAGACGGGCGGCGCGAACCCCGACACGCAGATCGGCGACACCTGCGTGACCAGCGCCGAGGGCGAGTGCGCCCGGACCGTGGAGGTGGGGACGTACTACTGGGAGGAGACGGCCGCCCCGCCCGGGTACGACCTGCCGGCCCAGCCGGTCTTCGGCCCGCTCGTCCTGACCGAGGAGAACGCGTCCGCCGGCGTCTCCGTCACCGCCGAGAACACGGCGACCCCGGTCGTGCCCACGAAGGGCGCGGTGAAGGTGGTCAAGACCGACGCGGAGACGGGCGCGAAGCTGCCCGGTGCGACGTTCCGCCTGTGGGAGGAGACGAACGGCGTCGCCGGCCTGCAGACGGGCGGTGCGAACCCCGACACCCAGGTCGGGGGCGCGTGCGTGACCGACGCGGTCGGTGTGTGCACGCGGACCGTCGAGGTGGGGACGTACTACTGGCAGGAGACGGCCGCTCCGTCCGGCTACGAGCTGCCGGCCCAGCCGGTCTTCGGTCCGCTGGTCCTGACCGAGGAGAACGCGACCGCCGGCGTCTCCGTCACCGCCGCCAACCGGAAGTCCCCGACCCCGCAGGACAGGGGCAAGGTCATGCTCCTCAAGACCGACGCCAAGAGCGACGCGCCGCTGCGCGGTGCGACGTTCGAGCTGTGGGAGGAGACCAACGGCCGCGCCGGACTCCAGGCCACCGGCACCGACCCGGACACCCGCGTCGGCACGCCGTGCACCACGAGCGCGGCCGGCCTGTGCTCCTTCGGCGACCTGGAGCACGGCACGTACTACCTGCGTGAGACCGCGGTGCCGGACGGCTACGTCCTGCCGGCCGACCCGGTCACGGGTCCGTACGTGGTCAGCGCCGAGCACGAGGTCGTGACCGTGCGGCTGCAGAACAGCCGCGACGAGAACCCGTGCGAGCCCACCGGCTACGGCGACGGAGGCTATGGCGACCAGGGATACGGCGACCAGGGTTACGGTGACCAGGGATACGGAGACGAGGGCTACGGAGCGTGCGCCACACGCGCCAAGAGGGCCTGA
- a CDS encoding MarR family winged helix-turn-helix transcriptional regulator, protein MSESSDELTKEIVGLFAAVNRRYAQESETAAATHDLTPLHAKALLAVEVPLPMRRIAERLHTEPSNVTVIIDRLESRGLVERRPDPGDRRVKLVAATTAGRTVTADLRARMPFASAPLDRLSTPQRESLRELLQLMLDI, encoded by the coding sequence ATGTCCGAGTCATCAGATGAGCTGACCAAGGAGATCGTCGGCCTCTTCGCGGCGGTCAACCGCCGCTACGCCCAGGAGTCCGAGACCGCGGCGGCCACCCATGACCTGACCCCGCTCCACGCCAAGGCACTGCTGGCCGTCGAGGTACCGCTCCCCATGCGCCGCATCGCCGAGCGCCTCCACACGGAGCCCTCCAACGTCACCGTGATCATCGACCGGCTCGAATCCCGCGGCCTGGTCGAGCGCCGCCCCGACCCCGGCGACCGCCGCGTCAAGCTCGTCGCCGCCACCACGGCCGGCCGCACCGTCACCGCCGACCTGCGCGCCCGCATGCCCTTCGCCTCCGCGCCGCTCGACCGCCTCAGCACGCCGCAGCGCGAGTCCCTGCGCGAGCTGCTGCAGCTCATGCTCGACATCTGA
- a CDS encoding SDR family oxidoreductase: protein MTTPATIPTATPRTVLVTGTSSGIGLATAVTAARAGWHVIATMRDTAKAGALLAAADEAGVSVDLRALDVTDPASVTACLAGLDRLDALVNNAGAGHVGTLEQESVDDVRAVMEVNFFGVLNVTKAVLPLLRQSKGRVLTVTSVGGVVGQPFNEAYCAAKFAVEGFMESLAPVAATAGVSVSVVEPGAVASEFVSNVGLPADALEQAGPYAPALSAYLERTSGAFASAQTSQDVAERMVDLLDAERPAFRLLTSDAARAFAGVKLADLDGSAVQNLTGGWVR, encoded by the coding sequence ATGACCACCCCCGCGACCATCCCCACGGCCACCCCCAGAACCGTCCTCGTCACCGGCACCTCCTCCGGCATCGGCCTGGCCACCGCCGTCACCGCCGCCCGGGCCGGCTGGCACGTGATCGCCACGATGCGGGACACCGCGAAGGCGGGCGCCCTGCTCGCGGCGGCCGACGAGGCCGGCGTCTCCGTCGACCTCCGGGCTCTGGACGTGACCGACCCCGCGTCGGTCACGGCGTGCCTGGCCGGCCTGGACCGGCTGGACGCCCTGGTCAACAACGCCGGCGCGGGCCACGTGGGCACCCTGGAGCAGGAGAGCGTCGACGACGTGCGCGCCGTCATGGAGGTCAACTTCTTCGGCGTCCTGAACGTCACGAAGGCCGTCCTCCCCCTCCTGCGTCAGAGCAAGGGACGGGTCCTGACCGTCACCAGCGTCGGCGGCGTGGTGGGCCAGCCCTTCAACGAGGCCTACTGCGCGGCCAAGTTCGCGGTCGAGGGCTTCATGGAGTCCCTCGCCCCGGTCGCGGCCACGGCCGGCGTCTCCGTCAGCGTGGTCGAACCGGGGGCGGTGGCGAGCGAGTTCGTCAGCAACGTGGGCCTCCCCGCGGACGCCCTGGAGCAGGCCGGTCCGTACGCGCCCGCCCTGTCCGCGTACCTGGAGCGCACCAGCGGCGCCTTCGCCTCCGCGCAGACCTCCCAGGACGTCGCGGAGCGGATGGTCGACCTCCTCGACGCCGAGCGCCCCGCCTTCCGCCTCCTCACCTCCGACGCCGCCCGCGCCTTCGCCGGGGTGAAGCTCGCCGACCTCGACGGGTCCGCGGTCCAGAACCTCACGGGCGGCTGGGTCCGCTGA
- a CDS encoding AraC family transcriptional regulator ligand-binding domain-containing protein — MSDPMAPCGTALPEPLPASRTHPGTKPASFTRLMLHSASLLGIRESAGTDLLGLAPAQLNDNRYRTPSATNGRIWELMTTRAPWAEVAAVMTQESSLGRLGVWDYLITSAVTPLEGIQDGARYLAAAGDVRSHTLLVDDDGDEVTISHVNDADLGYEAANAVRSYILGVVWRRRCEARQRSIAPVRAALAAQAPQRHDTLAGLFGTRVIDFERPVGSITFRTADLRAPGPYAQPGLSALLRRDTEQGLARAIPLHDWLDLFRTVLRGAVEEGGQELTLAALARRMTLGGRTLQRRLDAHGTTWRAELETARRERITRLLETTDRTTDAIAAENGYADARALRRAVTRWTGRTPSELRRRAPRAAPPVTDAP, encoded by the coding sequence ATGAGCGACCCGATGGCGCCCTGCGGCACCGCCCTCCCCGAACCCCTTCCGGCATCGCGGACCCACCCCGGCACGAAGCCCGCGTCCTTCACCCGCCTGATGCTCCACAGCGCCTCCCTGCTGGGCATCCGGGAGAGCGCGGGCACCGACCTCCTGGGGCTGGCGCCCGCGCAGCTGAACGACAACCGGTACCGCACGCCGTCCGCCACGAACGGGCGCATCTGGGAGCTGATGACGACCAGGGCGCCCTGGGCCGAGGTGGCCGCCGTCATGACGCAGGAGTCGAGTCTCGGCCGACTCGGGGTGTGGGACTACCTGATCACCTCGGCCGTGACGCCGCTCGAAGGCATCCAGGACGGCGCCCGCTACCTCGCCGCCGCCGGCGACGTCCGCAGCCACACCCTCCTCGTCGACGACGACGGGGACGAGGTCACCATCAGCCACGTCAACGACGCCGACCTGGGCTACGAAGCGGCCAACGCCGTCCGGTCCTACATACTCGGCGTGGTCTGGCGGCGGCGGTGCGAGGCGCGGCAGCGGTCGATCGCCCCGGTCCGCGCCGCCCTGGCCGCGCAGGCCCCGCAGCGCCACGACACCCTGGCCGGGCTCTTCGGCACCCGGGTCATCGACTTCGAGCGGCCGGTCGGCTCGATCACGTTCCGCACCGCCGACCTGCGGGCGCCGGGCCCGTACGCCCAGCCCGGTCTCTCGGCCCTCCTGCGCCGGGACACCGAACAGGGCCTCGCCCGCGCCATTCCGCTGCACGACTGGCTGGACCTGTTCCGGACGGTCCTCAGGGGCGCCGTCGAGGAAGGGGGCCAGGAGCTGACCCTCGCCGCGCTGGCGCGCCGGATGACCCTGGGCGGCCGGACCCTGCAGCGCCGCCTCGACGCACACGGCACGACCTGGCGCGCCGAACTCGAGACGGCCCGCCGCGAGCGCATCACCCGCCTGCTCGAGACCACGGACCGCACCACCGACGCGATCGCCGCCGAGAACGGCTACGCCGACGCCCGGGCGCTGCGCCGCGCGGTCACCCGCTGGACCGGACGCACCCCCAGCGAGCTGCGCCGCCGTGCGCCGCGCGCGGCCCCACCCGTGACGGACGCCCCGTAA
- a CDS encoding DUF6221 family protein, which yields MDDLVEFLVARIMDDNHAYAYVADTLGGDALLDSHLPMLDLTEQLAREYAAMDPSDPRSEGVAYALRVLAQSYAEHRAYREEWRP from the coding sequence ATGGACGATCTTGTGGAGTTCCTCGTCGCACGCATCATGGACGACAACCACGCCTATGCCTACGTGGCCGACACGCTGGGCGGCGACGCCCTTCTCGACAGCCATCTGCCCATGCTCGACCTCACCGAGCAACTGGCCCGCGAATACGCGGCGATGGACCCCTCGGACCCCCGCTCGGAGGGCGTGGCGTACGCGCTGCGCGTTCTAGCCCAGTCATATGCCGAACACCGCGCCTACCGGGAGGAGTGGCGCCCGTAG
- a CDS encoding HutD/Ves family protein: MHDADAMDESDGMRGMHPFDVETLPVGRWRNGGGATREVVARPAGAEGFGWRASIADIAAAGPFSAFPGVDRVLTLLAGDGVRLTSPGAFDRLLHRTGEPFAFSGDLALDAALPGGPCRVLNIMVRRGGWAARVERPTGPVAPPAGHAGLLYVLRGRWRAGAGGAVLTPGQGVWWDGVAGAGAGDAPGAGSLVPLSPDAVALWADVAPVG; the protein is encoded by the coding sequence ATGCACGACGCGGACGCCATGGACGAATCGGACGGCATGCGCGGCATGCACCCCTTCGACGTCGAGACCCTGCCCGTCGGCCGCTGGCGCAACGGCGGCGGTGCGACGAGGGAGGTCGTCGCGCGGCCGGCGGGCGCGGAGGGATTCGGCTGGCGGGCGAGCATCGCCGACATCGCCGCGGCGGGGCCCTTCTCGGCGTTCCCCGGTGTCGACCGGGTGCTCACCCTGCTGGCGGGCGACGGCGTGCGGCTGACCAGCCCTGGGGCGTTCGACCGCCTTCTGCACCGCACGGGCGAGCCGTTCGCGTTCTCGGGCGACCTCGCACTGGACGCCGCGCTGCCGGGCGGGCCGTGCCGGGTCCTGAACATCATGGTGCGGCGGGGTGGGTGGGCGGCACGGGTGGAGCGGCCCACGGGTCCCGTCGCGCCGCCCGCCGGGCACGCGGGCCTGCTGTACGTGCTGAGGGGACGGTGGCGCGCGGGTGCGGGCGGTGCCGTTCTGACGCCTGGGCAGGGCGTGTGGTGGGACGGGGTCGCGGGCGCGGGAGCCGGCGATGCGCCGGGCGCCGGGTCGCTCGTACCGCTCTCGCCCGACGCCGTCGCCCTGTGGGCGGATGTGGCTCCGGTGGGGTGA
- a CDS encoding cytochrome P450, translating to MTESLHTVTTLPTERPAGCPFDPPAPLTEAQRHGPISRYTHPGGKPGWMITGHELVRSVLADPRFSSRKELMNVIDFELPPAPPGEFLLMDDPQHSRYRKPLVGKFTARRMRLLTERVEQITAGRLDAMERTGPPTDLVTAFAKPIPTMVICELLGVPYEDRDSFQEQIDTFMGGDTSDEELMAAYTATQEYLERLVAAKRAKPTDDVLSELTDSDLSDEELKGISLILLAAGFDTTANMLSLGTFALLRNPDQLAALRADPSLTDRTVEELLRYLSVAKSFTRTALVDVELGGRTIEAGTTVVLSYHTANRDPERYPDPHALDLRRDAGGHLAFGHGVHLCLGAQLARVEMRVAFSALLDRFPTLRLAVPAEEVVLRPETADIFGVKSLPVTWDV from the coding sequence ATGACCGAGTCCCTCCACACCGTCACGACGCTGCCGACGGAGCGTCCGGCCGGCTGTCCCTTCGACCCGCCCGCCCCCCTCACCGAGGCCCAGCGGCACGGCCCCATCAGCCGCTACACCCACCCGGGAGGGAAGCCCGGCTGGATGATCACCGGACACGAACTGGTCCGGTCGGTCCTGGCCGACCCGCGGTTCAGCTCGCGCAAAGAGCTGATGAACGTGATCGACTTCGAGCTCCCTCCGGCGCCGCCCGGCGAGTTCCTGCTCATGGACGACCCGCAGCACAGCCGCTACCGCAAGCCCCTGGTGGGCAAGTTCACCGCCCGACGGATGCGGCTCCTGACCGAGCGCGTCGAGCAGATCACCGCCGGCCGTCTGGACGCGATGGAGCGCACGGGGCCGCCGACGGACCTGGTGACGGCCTTCGCCAAGCCCATCCCGACCATGGTGATCTGCGAGCTGCTCGGGGTGCCGTACGAGGACCGCGACTCCTTCCAGGAGCAGATCGACACGTTCATGGGCGGGGACACGAGCGACGAGGAGCTCATGGCGGCGTACACCGCCACCCAGGAGTACCTGGAGCGACTCGTCGCCGCCAAGCGCGCGAAGCCCACCGACGACGTGCTCAGCGAACTCACCGACAGCGACCTGAGCGACGAGGAGCTGAAGGGGATCAGCCTGATCCTGCTGGCCGCCGGCTTCGACACCACGGCGAACATGCTGTCCCTCGGCACCTTCGCGCTCCTGCGGAACCCGGACCAACTCGCCGCGCTGCGCGCCGACCCCTCGCTCACCGACCGGACCGTCGAGGAGCTGCTGCGCTATCTGAGCGTCGCCAAGTCGTTCACGCGGACGGCACTGGTGGACGTCGAGCTGGGCGGCCGGACCATCGAGGCCGGGACCACGGTCGTCCTCTCGTACCACACCGCCAACCGCGACCCCGAGCGCTACCCCGACCCCCACGCCCTCGACCTGCGCAGGGACGCGGGCGGCCACCTCGCCTTCGGTCACGGCGTCCACCTGTGCCTCGGCGCGCAGCTGGCCCGCGTCGAGATGCGCGTCGCGTTCTCCGCCCTCCTCGACCGTTTCCCCACGCTGCGGCTGGCCGTACCGGCGGAAGAGGTCGTGCTGCGCCCGGAGACGGCCGACATCTTCGGGGTGAAGAGCCTTCCGGTCACCTGGGACGTGTGA